From Triticum aestivum cultivar Chinese Spring chromosome 4A, IWGSC CS RefSeq v2.1, whole genome shotgun sequence, a single genomic window includes:
- the LOC123085507 gene encoding ABC transporter G family member 5, producing the protein MSRFVDKLPFFDRRASPMEEADDIPRSGLLHLHGGHHHYQHHHQPQTALMAPEPSPPTTKQSSSTLAQLLKRVNDARSDASSPNSSPSHYTIELGASMPGSTGSESEHTSLTGVGVGVGDGTLLPFVLKFTDLTYSVKQRKKGPCLPALPFRRGDAEPEAPRMKTLLDNISGEAREGEIMAVLGASGSGKSTLIDALANRIRKESLHGSVTLNGESMDNNLLKVISAYVMQDDLLYPMLTVEETLMFSAEFRLPRSLPTKEKKKRVQALIDQLGLRNAANTIIGDEGHRGVSGGERRRVSIGVDIIHDPIVLFLDEPTSGLDSTSAFMVVKVLQRIAQSGSVVVMSIHQPSYRILGLLDRLLFLSRGQTVYYGPPGSLSSFFSDFGKPIHDNENPTEFALDLVRELETMPNGACDLVEHNKSWQKRMGPKMKHADDGNGGKPSLSLQEAISASISRGKLVSGATDGNVTVPSPSSAPASTVAKFANPFWIEMGVLTRRAFLNTKRTPEIFVIRLGAVLITGFILATIFWRLDDSPKGVEERLGFFAIAMSTMFYTCSDALPVFLNERYIFLRETAYNAYRRSSYVLSHTIVGFPSLIVLSLAFAVTTFFAVGLAGGAEGFFFFVAIVLASFWAGSGFATFLSGVVTNVQLGFPVVVSTLAYFLLFSGFFINRDRIPKYWLWFHYASLVKYPYEAVMINEFSDPGRCFVRGVQMFDNTPLSVLPPAIKVRVLRAMSSSLGINIGTATCITTGPDFLKQQAVTDLTKWDCLWITVAWGFLFRILFYISLLLGSRNKRR; encoded by the coding sequence ATGTCGCGGTTCGTCGACAAGCTGCCGTTCTTCGACCGGAGGGCGTCGCCGATGGAGGAAGCCGACGATATCCCGCGCAGCGGCCTCCTCCACCTGCACGGCGGCCACCACCACTACCAGCACCACCACCAACCGCAGACCGCCTTGATGGCGCCGGAGCCGTCCCCGCCCACGACCAAGCAGTCCTCCTCCACTCTGGCGCAGCTCCTCAAGCGCGTCAACGACGCGCGCAGCGACGCCTCGTCGCCCAACTCGTCCCCGTCCCACTACACCATCGAGCTCGGAGCCTCCATGCCGGGCTCCACCGGCAGTGAGAGCGAGCACACCAGCCTCACcggtgtcggtgtcggtgtcggcgACGGCACGCTGCTGCCATTCGTGCTCAAGTTCACCGACCTCACGTACAGCGTCAAGCAGAGGAAGAAGGGCCCCTGCCTGCCCGCGCTGCCGTTCCGCCGCGGGGACGCGGAGCCCGAGGCGCCGCGGATGAAGACGCTGCTGGATAATATCTCCGGGGAGGCCCGGGAGGGCGAGATCATGGCGGTGCTCGGTGCCAGCGGGTCCGGCAAGAGCACGCTCATCGACGCGCTAGCCAACCGCATCAGGAAGGAGAGCCTCCACGGCTCCGTCACGCTCAACGGTGAGTCCATGGACAACAACCTGCTCAAGGTCATCTCGGCGTACGTGATGCAGGACGACCTCCTGTACCCGATGCTCACCGTGGAGGAGACGCTCATGTTCTCCGCCGAGTTCCGCCTGCCGCGCTCCCTCCccaccaaggagaagaagaagcggGTGCAGGCGCTCATCGACCAGCTCGGCCTGCGCAACGCGGCCAACACCATCATCGGCGACGAGGGACACCGCGGCGTGTCGGGCGGCGAGCGCCGGCGTGTGTCCATAGGAGTGGACATCATCCACGATCCCATCGTGCTGTTCCTCGACGAGCCCACCTCCGGGCTCGACTCCACCAGCGCCTTCATGGTGGTGAAGGTGCTGCAGCGCATAGCCCAGAGCGGCAGCGTCGTGGTCATGTCCATCCACCAGCCGAGCTATCGCATCCTCGGCCTCCTCGACCGCCTCCTGTTCCTGTCCCGCGGCCAGACTGTGTACTACGGCCCTCCTGGTTCGCTGTCGTCCTTCTTCTCGGACTTCGGCAAGCCCATCCATGACAACGAGAACCCGACGGAGTTCGCGCTGGACCTCGTCAGGGAGCTCGAGACCATGCCGAACGGGGCCTGCGACCTCGTCGAGCACAACAAGTCGTGGCAGAAGCGCATGGGCCCGAAGATGAAGCACGCCGACGACGGGAACGGCGGGAAGCCATCGCTCTCTCTTCAGGAGGCCATCAGCGCCAGCATCTCTCGCGGGAAGCTCGTGTCCGGCGCGACCGACGGCAATGTCACGGTGCCCTCGCCGTCGTCCGCCCCGGCGTCCACGGTGGCCAAGTTCGCGAACCCGTTCTGGATCGAGATGGGGGTGCTGACCCGTCGCGCGTTCCTCAACACGAAGCGCACGCCGGAGATCTTCGTCATCCGCCTGGGCGCGGTGCTCATCACGGGGTTCATCCTGGCGACCATCTTCTGGCGCCTTGACGACTCGCCCAAGGGCGTGGAGGAGCGGCTGGGCTTCTTCGCCATCGCCATGTCCACCATGTTCTACACCTGCTCCGACGCGCTGCCCGTGTTCCTCAACGAGCGCTACATCTTCCTCCGCGAGACGGCGTACAACGCGTACCGGCGGTCCTCGTACGTGCTCTCCCACACCATCGTCGGCTTCCCCTCGCTCATCGTCCTCTCCCTGGCCTTCGCGGTGACCACGTTCTTCGCGGTGGGGCTGGCGGGCGGCGCCGAGGGGTTCTTCTTCTTCGTGGCGATCGTGCTGGCGTCGTTCTGGGCCGGGAGCGGGTTCGCGACGTTCCTGTCGGGCGTGGTGACCAACGTGCAGCTGGGGTTCCCCGTGGTGGTGTCGACGCTGGCCTACTTCCTGCTCTTCAGCGGCTTCTTCATCAACCGGGACAGGATCCCCAAGTACTGGCTGTGGTTCCACTACGCGTCGCTGGTCAAGTACCCGTACGAGGCGGTGATGATCAACGAGTTCAGCGACCCCGGCCGGTGCTTCGTGCGCGGGGTGCAGATGTTCGACAACACGCCGCTGTCCGTCCTGCCGCCGGCGATCAAGGTGCGGGTGCTGCGGGCCATGAGCTCCTCCCTCGGCATCAACATCGGCACGGCGACGTGCATCACCACCGGGCCGGACTTCCTCAAGCAGCAGGCCGTCACCGACCTCACCAAGTGGGACTGCCTCTGGATCACCGTCGCCTGGGGCTTCCTCTTCCGCATCCTCTTCTACATCTCGCTGCTGCTCGGGAGCAGGAACAAGAGGAGGTAG